The Synechococcus sp. M16.1 genome includes the window TCCACCGGGTTGCCTGCAACAGCAATGCCGATGTGGTGATCACGGAAATCGGCGGCACCGTCGGTGACATCGAATCACTGCCCTTCCTAGAAGCCATCCGTGAATTCCGGGAGGACGTGGGTCGCAACGACCTGGCCTACATCCACGTCACCCTGCTGCCCTTCATCGGCACCTCCGGCGAACTCAAAACCAAGCCCACCCAGCACTCGGTCAAGGAACTGCGTTCGATCGGCATCCAGCCGGATGTGCTCGTCTGCCGCAGTGATCGCGACATCAGCGACGATCTCAAGCGAAAAATCGGGGGCTTCTGCGGGGTGCCCACCCGCGCCGTGATTCCCTCCCTGGATGCCGACAGCATCTATGCCGTGCCGCTGATCCTTGAGCAGGAGGGTCTGTGCCGTGAAGTGCTGGACGTGCTGAACCTGACCGACCATGACAGCGACATGGCGGCATGGGAACAACTGGTCAACAAGCTGCGCAATCCCGGCCCATCGGTGAAGGTTGCCCTTGTGGGCAAGTACGTGCAGCTGAACGACGCCTATCTCTCCGTCGTCGAAGCGCTGCAGCATGCCTGCATTGCCCAGGATGCCTCCCTCGACCTGCACTGGGTCTGCGCCGAACAGATTGAAGCGGACGGCGCCGATGCACTCCTGCGCGGAATGGACGCCGTCGTCGTGCCCGGTGGCTTCGGCAACCGTGGCGTCGATGGAAAGATTGCAGCGATTCGCTGGGCCCGGGAACAACGGGTGCCCTTCCTTGGGCTCTGTCTTGGGATGCAAACCGCAGTGATCGAGTGGGCTCGCAACCAGGCCGGTCTCACCGAGGCCACCAGTGCTGAATTAAAAGAAAACACGCCCCATCCCGTGATTCACCTGCTGCCGGAACAGCAGGACGTGGTCGACCTAGGCGGCACGATGCGCCTGGGGGTCTACCCCTGCAGGATTGCGCCGGGAACCCTCGCCCAGAGGCTCTACGGAGACGAGGTGGTCTATGAACGCCACCGCCACCGCTACGAATTCAACAACTCCTATCGCAATCTTTTCCTGGAATCCGGATATGTGGTGAGCGGCACGTCCCCGGATGGACGCCTGGTGGAGTTGATCGAACTGAAAGGGCATCCGTTCTTCACCGCCTGCCAGTACCACCCCGAATTCCTCTCCCGGCCTGGACAACCCCATCCGTTGTTCCGGGGATTGATCGAAGCGGCCCAACAACGCCTTCCGGATTCACCGGCTCAGGCCCTGCGTCAACAGGGGGACATTGCGATCCCATGAACCGCGTCGATGGCTGACTCCCAGCGTCTCCCGGTGGTGGAAACATTCCATTCCCTGCAGGGAGAGGGCCACCATGCCGGACGCAGTGCATTTTTCATTCGGCTCGCGGGCTGCACCGTGGGCTGTCCCTGGTGCGACACCAAGCACTCATGGCCGGCCCAAGGGCACCCTGAGCAACCCATCAATGCCTTGGCTGATGCCGCCCAGATAGCTGCTAAAGCCGGAGCCAGCTTCGTTGTGATCACCGGTGGGGAACCGTTGCATCACGATCTGCAGCCCCTCACCCAGGCCCTCGATGCGCGATGCGGTCTCCCCCTGCATCTGGAAACCAGCGGGGTGGATCCACTCAGCGGACGCTTCGATTGGATCACCCTCTCGCCAAAACGCCACCGCCCCCCACGGCAAGAGCTGTTGCAGGCCTGCCATGAGCTGAAAGTTGTGGTTCATGGCCCGGAAGACATCAGCTTCGCTGCAGCCATGGCATCCAAGTGCGAGGACGACACAGAGCGGCTGCTGCAGCCGGGCTGGGAGAGCAGCATCGGAGAAGCCCTGGCTGTGGAGCATGTGCGTCAACACACCCAATGGCGTCTCAGCCTGCAAAGCCACAAATGGCTTGGAATCCGCTGAAGGAGGCCGTTGAGGGCAGGGTCTGCTCCACTACGTTGAGGTTGAACAGAATTTGATCACCTGAGCCCATGACCTCAGTGGCCGTTCTGGGCACAGGCCTCCTCGGAACGGCGATCGCAACGCGATTGCTGGAGCAGGGTCTCAACGTCCACGTCTGGAATCGCGACCCCTCCCGCATCGTCTCCCTCGTGGAGAAGGGTGCAACAGCGATCGACGATCTGGGGCAAGCCGCGAAAAACAACAGCATCTTGATCACCGTCTTGCGTGACGGGGCAGCAACGGCATCCGTGATCGGCACGATTGGGGATCTGCAGAGCTCAACGGTGATCCCGATGGGGACCATGGGAGTTGAGGAAAGTCGCAAGCTCGCCACACAGGTTGCGGACCAGGGAGGGCAGTATCTGGAAGCCCCGGTGCTCGGCAGCAAACCACAGGCACTGAACGGATCGCTGCTGGTGATGGCCGGCGGCGAAGAGCATGTCTTCGAAGAACAACGGCCACTCCTCTCTCATCTCTGCCAGGAGCCCCAGCTCGTGGGCCCCGTTGGCAGCGGCGCTGCCACCAAGCTGGCCCTCAATCAGTTGATCGCCAGCCTCACCCACAGCTTCTCCCTCTCCCTGCAACTGATTCAGCGGGCCGGCGTTCCTGTGGAAACGTTCATGGCCATCCTGCGGCCGTCAGCGCTCTACGCCCCCACCTTCGACAAGAAGCTGCAACGGATGCTGGATCACAGCTACGCCGATCCCAACTTCAGCACCGCCCTGCTGCGCAAAGACCTACGCCTGTTCCTGGAGGAGGCGACAACGACTGGGCTCCAGGATCAGGGGTTGAGCGGTTTGCTGTCCCTGCTTGAACAAGCCAAGGGCACCGAGCTGGATGAGCAGGACTACTGCGCCCTGCACGAACTCACGGTTCTGAGATGAGTCAACGCACTGCCATCGCGCTTCTCTCCGGAGGTTTGGATTCCGCCACTGCTGCGGCCCTTGCCCTTGAGCAGGGCGACCGCGTCATCGGCCTGTCCTTTGACTACGGCCAGCGCCATCGCCGCGAATTGGACGCCGCCGCTTCCGTTGCTGAGCAGCTTGGGTTGGCAGAGCATCACTGCATCAGCGTGAATCTGGCCAGCTGGGGGGGCTCAGCCCTCACCGACGCCAGCATCTCAATCCCCACCGATGGCGTGGAGGAAGGCCGCATTCCGCCCACCTATGTGCCCGGGCGCAACACCGTGTTCATCTCCATTGGCCTCAGCCTGGCGGAGGCCCGCGGAGCCGAGAGGTTGGTGCTGGGGGTGAATGCTGTCGATTACTCGGGGTATCCCGACTGCCGGCCCGACTA containing:
- a CDS encoding CTP synthase is translated as MAKFVFITGGVVSSIGKGIVAASLGRLLKSRGYNVSILKLDPYLNVDPGTMSPFQHGEVFVTEDGAETDLDLGHYERFTDTAMSRLNSVTTGSIYQSVINKERRGDYNGGTVQVIPHITGEIRERIHRVACNSNADVVITEIGGTVGDIESLPFLEAIREFREDVGRNDLAYIHVTLLPFIGTSGELKTKPTQHSVKELRSIGIQPDVLVCRSDRDISDDLKRKIGGFCGVPTRAVIPSLDADSIYAVPLILEQEGLCREVLDVLNLTDHDSDMAAWEQLVNKLRNPGPSVKVALVGKYVQLNDAYLSVVEALQHACIAQDASLDLHWVCAEQIEADGADALLRGMDAVVVPGGFGNRGVDGKIAAIRWAREQRVPFLGLCLGMQTAVIEWARNQAGLTEATSAELKENTPHPVIHLLPEQQDVVDLGGTMRLGVYPCRIAPGTLAQRLYGDEVVYERHRHRYEFNNSYRNLFLESGYVVSGTSPDGRLVELIELKGHPFFTACQYHPEFLSRPGQPHPLFRGLIEAAQQRLPDSPAQALRQQGDIAIP
- a CDS encoding 7-carboxy-7-deazaguanine synthase QueE, whose amino-acid sequence is MADSQRLPVVETFHSLQGEGHHAGRSAFFIRLAGCTVGCPWCDTKHSWPAQGHPEQPINALADAAQIAAKAGASFVVITGGEPLHHDLQPLTQALDARCGLPLHLETSGVDPLSGRFDWITLSPKRHRPPRQELLQACHELKVVVHGPEDISFAAAMASKCEDDTERLLQPGWESSIGEALAVEHVRQHTQWRLSLQSHKWLGIR
- a CDS encoding NAD(P)-dependent oxidoreductase, whose translation is MTSVAVLGTGLLGTAIATRLLEQGLNVHVWNRDPSRIVSLVEKGATAIDDLGQAAKNNSILITVLRDGAATASVIGTIGDLQSSTVIPMGTMGVEESRKLATQVADQGGQYLEAPVLGSKPQALNGSLLVMAGGEEHVFEEQRPLLSHLCQEPQLVGPVGSGAATKLALNQLIASLTHSFSLSLQLIQRAGVPVETFMAILRPSALYAPTFDKKLQRMLDHSYADPNFSTALLRKDLRLFLEEATTTGLQDQGLSGLLSLLEQAKGTELDEQDYCALHELTVLR
- the queC gene encoding 7-cyano-7-deazaguanine synthase QueC, whose translation is MSQRTAIALLSGGLDSATAAALALEQGDRVIGLSFDYGQRHRRELDAAASVAEQLGLAEHHCISVNLASWGGSALTDASISIPTDGVEEGRIPPTYVPGRNTVFISIGLSLAEARGAERLVLGVNAVDYSGYPDCRPDYLNAFQTLADLASKAGREGHGAQLWAPLVQWSKLRIVEEALRLGVPIETTWSCYSGGTHPCGVCDSCRIRDAALREAGRPDLCSSTAA